A window of Rhipicephalus microplus isolate Deutch F79 chromosome 8, USDA_Rmic, whole genome shotgun sequence genomic DNA:
actttaGCAGATGGCGCCCATATACAACTGACATTAGCCCAACTCGACGGCTATATCATAGAAATATATACATATCTTAATAAATTTAGATAGCGAGCACTCCAACCACAATTCACATTTCATGGATATTAGGTTCTACTTGAAAAAAATTGAcggaccccacgtacagtgggaatagatgatatgcggagcaccaatgagaaatgttgatacgcCACTAAAAAATCAGCACAACggtacgaggtggaggtgaatgatgccgtacattacttccgtgtcataattatcatccTTGGATGagtcttttaccttcgtcatctatttacgtcacttAACATTAACTTTCAGTCTTgcgtcacgtaacagcaaatttggtatatgtggagctagaaaaacggccgcaagcgcatcatgaagggcccaatatactccaatgtaacgtTGACGGGCGCACATGCTGggcccatctatctatctatctatctgtctgtctgtctgtctgtctgtctgtctgtctgtctgtctgtctgtctgtctgtctgtctgtctgtctgtctgtctgtctgtctgtctgtctatctatctatctatctatctatctatctatctatctatctatctatctatctatctatctatctatctatctatctatctatctatctatctatctatctatctatctatctatctatctatctatctatctatctatctatctatctatctatctatctatctatctatctatctatctatctatctatctatctatctatctatctatctatctatctatctatctatctatctatctatctatctatctatctatctatctatctatctatctatctatctatctatctatctatctagccgccaacgacttttagctatcctggctctttcgataatggtatctacaccaaacttggtatggcatgacatgacagtatgacgagcataagtgactagtcataacataaaaatcatgacatgtatgtcatgatttacatttcatggtcttgctgctcttgcggtggtttctttcacatgacatgttgcaaaactggtatggtaggacataattgcatggcgaacccaagtgacagaccctaccatgaaagtcatgacatgcgtgtcatgtaacatgaccacgtgccacgctcatgatgcgcccatGGCCGTTTCGCcaccgtcacatataccaaacttgttattacggtacgtgaatggatgaccaaggtatgcgactggtgaaaacatgataatcatgagatgcatgttatgtaacaacatgactacaggctacgTTCATGATGAGCTCACGGCTGTTtggctagcttcgcatgtaccaaatttggtattaggtgacgcgaatggacgacataggtaaatgacacatccaaacatcataaccatgacattcgtgtcatgtaatagcattactacatgccacactcatgatgcgctcgcggccgtttcgctagcttcacatatgccaaatttggtattacatcacgTCAATAGatagcgaaggtatgtgactggtgcaaacatgataatcatgagctgcatgtcatgtgagaacatgactacatgccacagtcaaagcgccaatacatttcgacataaCCCGGCACACGTGCACGCCAGCGTttatttcgtcacgtcacgccggcgttgccacgccaggcgccggtcttgccatgtacttaaggcccctgtatttttcaaaggtagCGCAAACTCCCTTCCCCGCGCCGTTTCCTCCTCGCCCGCCACTCTCAGCCGCCATGAAGGAGCGACTCACGCGGAGCGCGCCGCCGGATGGTTTCGTTTTGTCGCGCGGCGCGTTGAAGTAAGGCCCCTAGGGGCCTTACGTTGAAAAGTTAATATGAGTGCTCTTAGAGCTCGAGTTTGTACAGGAACAACAGAGCCCTACTGAATTTTGGGACATGCATGCCTGCTTCCATAATGGGACCTGTGTAAACGATTCATCCATAAAATACCACAAACGTTTAGTGGGATGAAGGTAGATTTTATTGAGTGCGCAAATAAAATGCGGGAAGCATCGAATGATCACGAACGCTGCAAAACATTCCAGTAGAGTGACGACAGGGTGAAACAATTTCGCTATCCAATCAGATAGCCTCTGATTTGATGCTTCTGATCAGAGATAGCCTCTGATTTGATGCAAGATGCATTTCATGCTTACAGCTGCCAGGAGGCAGCTGTAAGCACGAATTGTAAATACAGAGGCTAGAGGCGTGAACATTTGCCATCACAGTGCAGTTAACTCACAAAATGGGCTACCCACTGGTTCAGGGTCACGGTCGATTGACGTTGCTGTGTTGTCCCAGgaggcagctgtaagcatgaattgCATAAGTACACAGTCTAAAGGCGCGAACATTTGTCATCACAGCGCAGTCAACTCACAAAATAAACTGCCCACTGGTTCAGCGTCCGGGGCCCTCCCCACTGACGTTTCTGGCTCATCCAAGGATACAGCTGTAAGCAAGAGTTGAGCAAGTACAGTGTAGGGGTGGGGATGTTTGCTGCCACAGTAAGACAGAATTGGATGCCGAATTAATGAGGTTCACATGTCATAAAGATAAATGCAGCAACTATGCTATCTGCCAGCGATCCAAACACACTGTATAgtcatataaaccccaaaacatAATCGCATTTGCAACACAAGAGAGGCATAGAAACTACAAAGGGGCCTCACCAGGAACCGTTTCATTCCCCCTTTTGCGGGGTGGCTTGCGCTCTTTCGGAAGAGGCCGATGCGCAAATATAGAAGGAACCGCATTTGGCTTGAGTTTCTTGATCCCAGTTTGTGCCAGAATTGCTGGCTCATACTGATCCATCGTGAAGTGTTTCTGAAAAATACCGACATCCTCTGTCGCATTTTTGCAGTTTGGCTGATGTGATATTGCcgaagcaaaatattttgcttcttACGTTAAAAGTGCAAACAGCCACAAAAGCCAGATGATTTTCTTGCATTTAGTAGGTGCCTTTCTCTTTGTTAATCGAAAGTGTACAACTTCGCAagtatgttcgaaatttgaacgaAAGTATTTATACATTACACAAATAAACAACTATTCAACATTATATTTACCATACACTCTCTTATATAAGCTGTACACGCATGCACAAAATTCGGTCATGGAAGTGCGCAAAATTGAGATAAATATGAAAGAATGCAAACTGAGAACACAATAAaccacaataaaacaataaacgcCGAAATTTTGCCTACAGGTAATCAAAgttcgagcgaaaaaaaaaagggaaaaacgaTCAAAGACGGGGTTGATCTCTGGAGAAGCATAATTGCTTCCGCTGCAAATGGTTCCATTTAGAAAGCAAATCGCGAACGCCAAACATTCAACAGTAATTATGTTGTGGCCGTATTCGAATATTCGAGCAAGCTCAAAACGATCGAGCTGTCATTGTGGTTGAAATCGTGCGAGAAAGCGTCGACGGAAACTTCAAGCTGCTTTTGTTTAATATGAACCTGAACCAAGGATGAGCTTTATCTGAAAGCCTTCCGGAGGCATGTCTACGCGAAGAAGTTCTGTAGTGAGTGCTTACCTCGCAAAGCCTCCCTCGGTGGCAATCGAAGTTTTTCCTGCCGATGCGATGCAGCCATACCGCTCTCCGCTCCTCATTATTTTTCCCTCGTGGAACCACAAAAAGGTTGTCGCCTTTTGCAATGCtgctggagcagccaacggcacaGCAGGTCGGCATTGCGCTGCATCCGAGGCCGCCTTGCTAAAGGCAACACACGTGGGAGCGAGATGCAGTGCGCTCACTCATGGCGTCGCTGCCCGGCGGAGCCGAGGAGTCAACAAGGTTCAATGGTCACGTGTCGCGCCTGGTCCAATTGGGTAGCAGAAACGCGCGCTGGAGTGAGGAGAGACGTAGAGGGCGGGGAGGAAATTCTCCTCCGCTTTTTGTACAACGGTTTGCGCTACCTTTGCAAAATACAGGGGCCTTACATGTACTCGCATGCGCGCGCCGCAGTggtgtctgggtaatgcatcggcgttaaatgcagcatgtcgcatttcgcgctggttgccgtcgggcagcgctgacggacgctgctcgcgcctggcgtcagactatagagtgctcgcgtttttctaaagtagcgtcgctgcgccAAGTGTTCGCGCGTGTCAATATTACGTTGTAGTATATTGGActctttatgatgcgctcgcggcaattTCTCTAGCTCTACATTGTtgtgaaagacggcgacgccaacacggccccgaaggcgccactgcttcgaactccgccacgaaggtcaccagccgtttggtagcgtaggtttctcagctcgcgactgcttctgcgcagagctgatagacgagcggacgagacgacggtgagttaaacaaggcttatgtacagcatatatacagaggcgttacaaattcggcactggggccgacagagactcgaagagccgagctctcctctctaacacataggtctgctctcaaacgggtccactctgacacacatgtcagctttcacctaggaccgccaatcgcgacgcgccgcagggcttcttttatatgcaccgggtccaaccaaaatgtccaattagaagcgccgctggtcgtcagggcagactcctccaatggggtcgccgcgcaatgcggcagacccccagacatgaagacgcccgttgtttactcgacgggctcgctggcacttgcgctgactcactgcacgtgggcgccagagaggcgccgacagaaaggcgccgtggcgtgctgacgccgttgagttgttgatcgcgtcaggcgggctcgcggctggccttaacacagattgcctttttcagaggcacggccgttcgctgtggactcgcaggcataacaacatatgccaaatttggtgttacgtgacgtcaataaacgACGAagtagctctacatatactaaatttggtatcacgtgacgtgcatagatgacaaaggtaaacgacagatccaaacatgataatcgcgacacggaagtcatgtacggcataatttacctccacctcgtaaatttgtgttgattttaaagtggcatatcaaccttgctaatttgtgcttcgcatatcatcgattcccattgtgcgtgggttctgccaattttttttttttttcggagcagATCGAGAGACACTCGACCGCAGGAAGGGGAATACCTTCGCACGTTCTAAGCTCAAAGCTACTAAATTAGCCTGTGGCGTTCCTGAGGCACGCGCCGTTAGGTAAAGGCATGGATACATGCGTAGGTTGCCTCGTTATTTTGTACGCGCAACCTTGGCGTTTGACGACGTTTTAAATAAGTGCATGTCCAGTACCAGTGTTATGTGCATCTTTACAAtacatttacaaaaaaaacatGTCGGACTATTGAAAGAGGCGCGCCTGTAGttatttacagtgaaagctgttgtgagatctcAACAGCTGATTTTGGGGGTGCAGTCGCCCACCGCTGGTGTCAGTAACCGCTATTATGCACAATGAGAAAAACCAAATATCCTGTATTGGTGAGCGAGATACGAACCGGGACAACTCCGCGTGATGGTTGGATATTCTGCCAGAGAGCTATGCCGGAGCTTGTAACTGATTTACTTTGTACTGAAACTAGGAGGGCGGCCGGAGCCGCATTCTTTTGAAGAAGACGAATTCACTATTAAGACATATCTCGCACCCCATCACTTTGTTTCCACTCTGCTTGTTCAATAGAAGAAGAAATTTTAGCGCCAACCGCAAGAAccgtggtgccccccccccccccccgcccttcaCTTCTGTAGGAGACGCCCGCCCGCTCGCTACCGGTCAAAAGTAAAAATGTGTACTCTTTGACTGCTCAAGTAAAACGCCTACTGAAGTATAGAGGTTTAAGTTTCGTGACCAATATACAGTGTTGGGCAGATAATTTACGCTATAACATGCGGCAAAATCGATAGGAACGATTGAGTTTCCCGGCTGAAACCAGAGATTAAGCGGGTATCTGCATGAGCTTAGTCTTCGGTCAAACCTGCAGCACTCACCGTGGACGGTTAACCTTGTTCAGCACGAATCTCGAAATCGTTGGCCCCACCCGGTGGGTGCTAGCAATGAGTGCTCCGGTTGTttgacgggacggctttaagctctcccatagtataccctgtactctaaatcggtaccccctttttctaatctCCCCCCCCCCAACACTTTTCCTGAATACATGACATTGTGTCATCGCATATATTGTAACTTTATACTATTCATTGAATcgtgatatcgcattgagttcttgtaaACATGtgtgccaacattgtcatgtatataagcgcaatgatgccaacattGATGCGAATGGTGAACAATGATGccaacaacatgactgcatgccacactcatgatgtgcccgcagccgtttcgctagcttggaatataccaaatttggtacgacgggacttgaatggatgacgaaggtatgtgactggtgcaaacatgataaccacgcgattcgtggcatgtagtcatgtaacaacatgactacatgccacgctcatgatgcgcttgggggccatttcgctggcttcacgtgtatcaaatttgatattacggaacgcgaatgaatgacgagggtatgtgactggtacaaattTGGTAATcattgcgtgtcatgtaaaaacatgaccacAGCCCACACTGATGGTGCGTTCGTGGCCgattcgctagtttcacatatgccaaatttggtattacatcacaTGAATGGGTGgcgaaaatatgtgactggtgctaacatgataatgatgagatgcgtgtcatgtaagaacatgactacatgccacactcaaggtgcttatacactttgacgtgaccaggtgcgcgtgcgcaccggcgtttatttcgtcacgtcacgccggcgttgccacgccaggcgccgatttctccctagtagagatcagtggatctgctcACTTGCCTCCATTGTGGATCtgcctgccatacactcgcaggcatgcgctgtgttgctttgacgcatgcgcgtttgagtgcatacggcgtccctccgtcacgaagagaagcAGACGCGATGCTAAGTAACGtcgttggcgcgaaatgcagcatgtcgcatattACGCCGGTCGCcaccgggccacgccgacggacgccggtcgcgccggtcgcgtttcgctaacgtggagtcgctgcgcccagcctgcgcgcgCGTCTACGTTGCGTCggtgtatattgggcccttcatgacgcgctcgccgctgtttcgctagctccacgtgtgccgaatttggtatcacgggaagcgaatagacaacgaaggtaaatgacacgtccaatccTGATAATCGTAAtttgcgtttcatgtaaaacatgactacctgctatgCTCATTAGcgttctcgcagccgtttcactagttcctcatatacaaaaTTCGCCattacgtgacttgaatggacgacgaatgtgaatgagacgtccaaacatgataatcacgatatggatgccatgtaaaacatgacgacatgctacgcccatagcacgcttgtggccgtttcgctaccttcatatgtactaaagttggtatcaggtgactggcgacgttaatagatgacgaaagtaaacgaaatgttcaaacgtgataatcatgacatggaagtcatgcacggcataactTACCTCTGCCTCGTAATggtgtgctgattttgaagtgtcctatcaaccttcctcattcgtgtttcgcatatcatcgattcccactgtacgtgggatttgcaaAGTTTTTCTTAAGATGCGTTGGTCCAAAGAGGCTTCTTTAAACTGGAACAGCTTATTGCTCTCCCAAAGTAGAGCTCATCGTACTGTGCATTGTCGAACATTTGTTTGTAACATAAGCTGGTGAAGTTTGGCATAATGTTCTTGGGACGGCTTACGGCTCTCTCGTAGTAGATTGCATCGTACTCTAAAATGTTTAACTTGTTTTCAAAAACAAGTTTCTCGCGGGTCGCCTTAAAGCACTCCCATTGTAGAGCATGAAGTACTCTAAATTATTAagcaatttttctaaacacagaacaTCAATTAATGTACGAAGGAcccactgctctcccatagttgagtaaaacgacgttaaacactttttcaagcagGCGACAAAAGTTGTGGGAcaactttctgctctcccatagccgAGTACCAGTACCCTTAAttg
This region includes:
- the LOC119180891 gene encoding uncharacterized protein LOC119180891, which produces MPTCCAVGCSSSIAKGDNLFVVPRGKNNEERRAVWLHRIGRKNFDCHRGRLCEKHFTMDQYEPAILAQTGIKKLKPNAVPSIFAHRPLPKERKPPRKRGNETVPAVSLDEPETSVGRAPDAEPVGSLFCELTAL